The following nucleotide sequence is from uncultured Ilyobacter sp..
AGACAGAAACCTTATCTCTATAGGTAACTTCGAAATTTCATCTGTAGATGCTTCTATGAAAAAACTTATGAAAGAAAATCCTACAGCAATATTTGCAGTTACCGACAACCTGGCTGTAGGTGCTATAAATTATCTCCTGAAAAATGGATACAGGGTTCCTGAGGATGTATCAGTTGTGGGAGAAGGAGATTCTGGTATAGCGGAGATTTATAATCCTGGTTTGACGACTATAAAATATCAGTATTTAGAATCAGGAGAAGAGTCTGCCAGAGTTTTGATGAGAATTTTAAATACCGATAAATCAGAAAAAAAAATAATGAATTATAGACTGGTGGAAAGAGAGAGTGCTAGAAAAATATAGCCTTCTCTTTTTTCCGAAATATGGTATCGATACCATATTTCGGAAAAATATTTTTATTGTTTGTTTTTTAAAGTAAGGAGTGGATTTCAAATGGGTATTCTGTCAAAAATTTTTGGAAGTAAAAAAGTAGTTGAAAAAGAAGTAGCTGAAAAAAAAGTATTGGAAATATATTCTCCAATTGACGGCGATGTTGTGAGTCTTTCAGAAGTCCCAGACGAAGCTTTTGCATGTAAAGCTATAGGAGACGGAGTCGCAATAATTCCTTCAGGAGAGATGATATACTCACCAATGGATACAGAAGATATGAGCATATTTGAAACAAATCACGCAGTGTCTTTTGAGTCAAAAGAAGGTCTTGAGCTGATAGTTCATTTTGGGGTGGACACTGTGAATTTAAAGGGAGAGGGATTTGAAAGAATTGGAACAGAAGGATCGGCAAAGACAGGTGATAAACTTGTGAAATATGATCTTGAATATCTAAAAGCCAATGCTAAATCTGTAAAAACTCCGGTAATAATATCTAATATGGAGCTTGTAGAGGAGATAGAGAGAGTATTAGGGAAAGTAAAGGCCGGAGATCTTCTTATGAGGGTAAAAATGAAATAAAAAAATTATTGGTCTAAAAATAGTAATGTTATTATAAAGCTATATAAAGGAGGAATGAAATGGATTATAAGAAAATTGCTCAGGAGATAATAACTGGTATAGGGGGAAGAGAGAATATATCAAGTGCAGCTCACTGTGCCACAAGACTAAGACTGGTACTAAATGATGAGACCAATGTAAATAAAGAGAGTATTGAAAAGATAGAGGGTGTAAAAGGAGCTTTTTCTACTGCAGGTCAGTATCAGATAATTCTGGGACAAGGAATTGTAAATAAAGTATATGCAGAGATGACAGGAATGGGAGAGATAAAAGCCTCTTCTAAAAGTGAAGCAACCAAAGAAGCTATGAAAAATCTTAATATTGTTCAAAAGATTGCCAGAACATTATCGAATATATTTGTTCCTGTAATACCGGCAATCGTAGCATCTGGTCTTTTAATGGGACTTTTAGGTATGGGTGCAAGATTCAACTGGTTTGATTCATCTAGTGATATGTTTGCCCTTCTGGACATGTTTTCCAATGCGGCTTTTGTATTTTTACCGGTACTGATTGCATTCTCAGCAGCCAGAGAATTTGACTGCAACCCTTATCTTGCAGCAGCTCTCGGAGGGATTTTGATACATCCCGCACTTCAAAATGCCTGGACTGTGGGAGGAGGGATCACAGGATTCTTCCAAATTGGAGGACTTAAGGTAGCAAAATTAGGTTATCAGGGAACGGTACTGCCTATACTTATAGCTGTATGGGTGATGTCTCATGTGGAAAAAAATATAAGAAAAATAGTTCCCAACGTTCTTGACATTATCTTGACGCCATTTTTGACAATACTTATTACAGGTTTTGTTTCGCTATTTATTATTGGCCCTGCTGGTAGAGCACTAGGTACTGGAATATCTCTTGGACTGGGATCGGTGCTGAGCGGAGCCGGTGCAGTTGCTGGACTTATTTTCGGAGGACTTTACTCTACTATAGTTATAACAGGAGTTCACCACTCTTTCCATGCTTTTGAAGCTGAAATGATAAAAAATATAGGCGGAAACTACCTCCTGCCTATCTGGTCTATGGCAAATGTGGCTCAAGGCGGAGCTGCCCTGGCTGTATTCTTTAAAACAAAAGACAAAAAACTAAAATCCATCGCACTTCCTTCAGGAATATCTTGCTTCCTTGGGATAACTGAAGCTGCCATCTTTGGTGTAAACTTAAAATTGATTAAGCCATTTATAGGGGCTGCAATTGGAGGAGCTGTAGGAGGAGCCTATGTAGTAATGACCAAGGTCTTCATGACAGGAGTCGGGGTAACAGGTATACCTGGAACAGCCATTGTGTCTACAAATTCTACGGTTAACTATATTGTCGGTATGGCTCTTGCCCTGGCAGCATCATTTGTAGCTACATGGGTAATGGGTTTCAAGGAAAACAATTAAGGATTAAGAGGGACAAGTCCCTCTTATGCTTTATTTTAATTATAAAAAAGTTGTAAAATACGGGAGTGAAGAGATGTTTAGTTTAATAAAAAAAGCCATGGATGAGGTGGAAAATAAAAAGAATATGGTGGAGAAAGATTATCACAGACTTTCTTATCACCTCATGGCTCCTTCAGGGCTTATAAATGATCCCAATGGATTTAGTTATTATGACGGAAAGTATCATCTTTTCTATCAATGGAATCCCTTTGAATGCAACCACAGTACGAAATTCTGGGGACATTTTACAAGTAAAGATCTGGTTTCATGGGAAAATCTTCTGCCTGTATTGGCTCCAGAGGACTGGTACGATAAAAATGGATGTTATTCTGGGAGTGCCATTGAAAAAGATGGTCAGCTAATTCTCTTTTATACTGGAAATGTGAAGGATGACGATGGGAACAGAGAGAGCTACCAGTGTCTTGCAGTATCTGATAACGGAGAAGATTTTGAGAAATTAGGACCTGTTATTGTAAATCAGCCGGAAGGATATACCAGGCATTTTAGAGATCCTAAGATTTGGAAAGAGGTAGAAGTATACTATGCAGTCATAGGAGCCCAAAGGGATAATCTCACAGGAGCAGCAGCCTTGTATAGTTCCGGTGACATGAAGAACTGGAATTTTTTAGGGGAGATAAAGACAAATCTCGAAAATTTCGGATATATGTGGGAATGTCCCGATTATTTTGAAATAAAGGGAGAAGGGGTTTTTATTTTTTCTCCTCAGGGAATACCAGCAGAAGGAGATCGATATAATAACATATACCAGTCTGGATATGTGCTTGGAAATCTAGATCTTGAAAAGGCAACTCTTAATCACGGTGTATTTCATGAGTTAGACAGGGGATTTGACTTTTATGCACCTCAGACAATGATAGATGAAAAAGGAAGAAGGATAATGGTGGCCTGGGGAGGGCTTCCTGAGGTCACTTACCCAACAGAGGAGAAAGGTTGGGTCCACTGCCTCACTATGCTTAGAGAGCTTGAGATAATAGATGGGAAACTGGTGCAAAGACCTGTAGAAGAGATGAAAAAACTCAGAAGGGATTTCGTCCAGATTGAGGACCGGATTTCCGGTAAAAAGACTTATCCTGGTATAGAGGGTGACTCCTTTGAAATGATCTGCAGAATGAAAAGTATAGAGGCTGATGAATTTGGTATAAACTTACGTGTAGGTAAAAATGAGAAAACCACATTGAAATATAATAGGCTTGAAAAAAAAGTCACGCTAGACAGAAGCAGTTCTGGAGAGATCTTTGCTGAAGAATACGGGACAACTAGAAAATGCCCTATTGATTCTTCAGAGATCACTTTTCATATATTTATGGACAAATCAATGATAGAAGTTTTCATAAATGATGGTAGAGAGGTTTTTACTGCTAGAATATTTCCAGATGAAAAAAGCCAGGGAATAGAGTTTTTCTCAGACGGAGAAGCAGAAATAAGTATAAAAAAATGGAATATATGATGAGGTGAAAAAATGAATCCGAAAATAGTGTGTATAGGGGAGCTTTTGATAGATTTTATCTGTAAAGATATAGACAGTGATCTTATTGACGGAGAAAAATTTGAAAAAAAAGCAGGGGGAGCTCCTGCCAATGTATGTGCAGCAGCGGCAAAACTTGGTCAAAAGGTTGGATTTATAGGAAAGGTAGGATATGATTCCTTTGGAAAGTTTTTGGAGAGGACTCTCATAGAGACAGGAGTCGACACCAGGATGCTTTATTTTGACAGAGAAAAACCTACAACTTTAGCTTTTGTTTCTCTGAGAAAAGACGGAGAAAGAGATTTTATATTCAACAGGGGAGCCGATGAAAATCTTTCTTTTAAAGAACTGGATTTGGATAAACTAGAGGAAGTCAAAATATTTCACTTTGGGTCGGCTACAGCACTTTTAGGTGGAAACCTCAAGAAAAGCTATTATGAACTCATGAAATATGCAAAATCTAAAGGGGCCTTTGTTTCATTTGACCCAAATTGGAGAGGAGCACTTTTCGGTGAGAGAAAAGAGGAGTTCAGAGCCGAAAGTATAAAATGTCTTGCTCAGGCTGATTTTACAAAGGTTAGTGACGAAGAGGCCAGAATTATAAGCGGGAAAGAAAATCTTGAAGAGGCCGTTGATGAGATTCATAAATACGGGACAAGGTCTGTTGTGGTAACTTTGGGGAAAGAGGGAACCCTTCTCAGTATAGACGGAGAAAAAGTAGTAGTTGAAAGTATAGGGGTTAAATCTGTAGATTCCACAGGAGCAGGAGATGCTTTTATAGGGGGTGTTCTGTACAAGCTGTCAATGGAAGAAAATCCAAATAAAGTTATCTGTGATTTTGAAAAAACCAAGGAGATAGTGAGCTTTGCCAATAAAGTAGGTGCGATAACATGCACTAAATTCGGAGCAATTGCCGCACTTCCGACTTTAGAAGATGTAGAGGGAATTTAGACAGATAAAATTTGAGTATTTAATAATAACTGCGGGCAAGTTGTGTAATGAATAAAATTGATGTCAAACCTTTTTCAGATGCTGTCTGGAAAAGGTTTTTTTGTATATTTTCTGATTAAGCAGACTGCAGAAAATAAAAAATCCCTTATAAATATTATTTTATAAGGGATTTGGAAATTCACTTGAGAATTACATGTTGAATTTTAGATGATATATTTTATTTGAATTTTTTTTTAAATTCAACATATCCATTTTTTCTCAATTTACATGCTGGACATTCTCCGCATCCATTTCCGATAATGCCATTGTAGCATGTAAGGGTCTCATTTTTTATTATATCAAGGACTCCGAGATCGTCAGCCATCTTCCATGTCTCAGCCTTGTCTAACCACATAAGGGGCGTGTCTATTACAAACTGATAGTCCATTGCCAGACTAAGAGTCGTGTTGATAGATTTTATGAATATATCCCTACAGTCGGGGTAACCGCTGAAATCACTTTGGGACACTCCGGTTATGACATGGTTGATGTTTCTCTGTTTTGCAAATATAGAGGCAAAAGTCAGAAAGATCATGTTTCTTCCATCTACAAATGTATTTGGGAGGCCATCTTTTGGAGCTTCTTTGTCCACCTTGATGTCTGTCCGTGTAAGAGCATTTGGGGCCAGCTGGCTAAGAAGCCCCATATCAAGGATATGATGTTCTACTTCATATTTTTTACAGATATCTTTGGCACACTGAAGTTCCAAATCGTGCTTTTGACCATAATTGAATGATAGGGCGATGACCTCTTTAAACTTTTTCTTTGCCCAGAAGAGTAGTGTAGAACTGTCCTGACCGCCGCTAAAAACCAATACGCATCTGTCTTTGTCTATTATGTTCTGCATCAATAATTTCCTCCTATGATCTGTAAAGTTCCATAAGTCTTCCATAAAGGGCATCATCTGACTTGAACCTTCCCCTTAAGGTAGTAGTAATAGTTTTGGTTCCAGGTTTTTTTATACCTCTGGTGGTCATACATCCATGTTCACCTTTGACTATTACGGCCACATCGTGACTTTGAGTTACCTTCTGGATTATCTCTGCTATATCTTTTCCTATTCTCTCCTGAAGCTGGGGCCTTCTAGAAACCATGTCTGCTATTCTGGCTATTTTGCTGAGTCCGATCACCTTTTCCCTGGGGATGTATGCCACAGCTACTGTCATATTGTACATGAGTGAAAGATGGTGCTCACAGTGAGAAAATATATCTATATCCTTCATGAGGACCATGTCACTTCCAGGCTCGGTGTAAATATCCTCTTCGTCAAAAGTAACTCCATACATCTCTGCTATATCGTCGTTTGTATAGGCGAGACCTAAAAATATCTCTGCATACATGTTTGCCACTCTCTTTGGAGTGTCTACAAGTCCTGGTCTGTCAGGATCGTCTCCTAAGGCTTCTAATATTCCCCTTATATGTTCCTCTATTTTTTTCTTGTCTATTTTTTTCATTTATACACCTCTTTCCTCTGGACTCCATATGATTTTATGAAGCTGTATCTGCAGCCTCACCCTGTTTAATCTGTTGATTTTCATGAATTCTACTATGGTTTCTCCATCAATCGCTCCGTATATAGGGCTGAAAAACAGATGGCATATCTCTGTCAGATGGTAATTGTCCATAATCTCTTTTGCTCTGAGAAGGTCTTGTTCATTCCCCACTACAAATTTTACTGTGTCATATTCTGTGAGGGTCTCAAAATTTTTCATGAGCATCCTGTCTTCCATAAGGCTTGAAGATCCCTTGTAGTCCATTGTAAAGGATAATCTTCTGCCATGATTTTTTCTGAAACTCTGAATGTCTATGCTTCCGTTGGTCTCCACCTCTATACAGAGATTTTCATCCTTCATGAGATAATCAATCAGTTCTCCCATCCCGTCCTGTATAAGGGGTTCCCCCCCTGTGAGGGTTATGTTTTCCACTCCGGTGCTCTTGATGTAATCATAAATCTCTTCCCTGCTCATGAGCTCAAAAGATACATCAGCCTGGTTGGCCCACATGGTATCACAGTAGCTACATCTCAAGTTGCACCCCGCCAACCTTATGAATACCGCCAGCTCTCCTGATTTTTTACCTTCTCCGTTTATGCTGACAAAGGTTTCTACGACTTTATAATTCATCCTATCCTCCCTGCCTTTCATAGATAGCACAGTTAGTAGGAGTCTCATAGACATAGATCCTTTTTACCCTGTATCCCATATTTTCCAGTTCCTCGTAAAACTTACTTGCAAATCTCTCTGCCGTAGGCCTGAAATCCACCTCTATAATATTGAAACCGTCCTCCTTTAAGAATGAAAGGGTCTCTTTTCTCATGGAACCGGCCTCTATAATAAGAGAGTGGTCATAATGGTCCGCCATTTTTTTTACATCTCTTTTTAGATCTCCAAAATCCACTACCATATCTCTCAGTTGTCCCTCGGAAAAAAGCTTCTCTCCTTCCACTTCTGCAACGACTCTCCATCTGTGACCGTGGATATTGGCACATTTTCCTTGGTACCCCTTTAGAAAATGAGCACTGTCAAAATGGTGCTCTGCTGTCAATATATACATCTGATCCTCCGTTATTTTTTCATATGATTGTGTGCAAAATAGCAGCACCCTATGGCCCCGTTGAACTGGGGATCATTTACCTCTGTTATTTTGTCATAGTCGTTTTTCAGGTACTTTTTAATGGCTTCGTTTTGAGCCACTCCACCGGTCACCACCAGGTTTCTTCCACGAAACTTTGTAAGAAGAGGTTTAAGTCTTTTATACATAGAGTAGTTTACTCCGGCACAGAGTCTCTCTAATGAGACCCCTTCAGCTATACATCCTATGAGTTCAGACTCTGAAAAAACTGCACAGGTAGAATTTAGTTCTACGGGATTTTCATGATGTTTTGATAGCTCTTCTAAGGGAGTTTCTAATACAGTACTCATATTTTCGAGATATCTTCCGCAAGAGGCAGCACACTTGTCATTTAGGTCAAGGTCGGTAGATATCCCCTTTTCTACCTTCACCACTTTTACGTCCTGTCCCCCTATATCTAATAGGATAAAGTCCTTTAGACCGCTCTGAAAGGAAGCCCCGTAGACATGGGCCTTTATCTCGTTTATAGGGGTAAAAGTCTCTAAATCTGTGTTATTACGTCCGTATCCTGTAGACACAGCCCGGTCTACCTCGTCTATTCCCAGTTTTTTTAGATCAACTAGGATTTTCCCGTCATAGGAGCAGTAGTCCCGGTAAAATGACACTGTGCTCACCTTGAGTTTTTTCAAGAGTTTCATCTCTTCCATGACGGCTATCTTTACCTCTCGACTTCCTAAATCTATTCCTACAACTTTCAATTTTTTCCTCCGCTAACTTTTTAAATCATGAAGCATATCCAAGAATGCCTCTAGACGAAGCTTTGTCCTGGCATCTAGGGAATTTAGCTTATCCCCCTCTATATTCATCACAGGTATATCTAGTTTTTCCTTTAGAATAATGTCCTCTATGGCCCTGTGGCAGAATGCCTGGGTATAGTGGATTATCCCGTCTAGTTTTCTGAGCTTTATCTGTTCTGTGATATCCTTCAGTCTGTACTCGATATCATAGGGATAGGTGTAGTCGTAATACTGTTCAAAGATATTTTCTGCTTCAACAGCTCTGGGGAAAGCAAACTCCCTCTGTACTTCATTGTATACAAATCTTGCATCAAATTTTTCTACGAAATGGTGAAGGTCTCCCTGCATAGGAGGCACCCCTAAATATCCGAGCCGGAGCTTCTTCGGTTTTTTCTCTCTTTTTTCTATCTGGTTTATTTTTCCCTTGAGAAATTCACCGTATTTTTCCATGTTCCCGTCAAAATCACTGAGGCACAGCTGGAAAAGGTGATTTTCAAAACCATCTGCTTTCTCATCTATATAAGTCAGTTCATCAAGTCTTATGGCATCTTTTCTCAATAGGTTTATCTCTTGTCTCACTTTTTCTACATCTTCTAACGAGACTCTGAAATTATCCATAAATTTACTTATCTCTCTTTTTACTGATTCTCTGGTGTGGCAGTGGGGAAATGCGAAGGGATGTCCCTTTACTCCCTTACTTTTCAGGACCTCTAAGAGAACCTTTGTGTTTGAACAGTCTCCCTCTGTGACCCCTATAATCTCAGTAATATTATTTTCTAGGCACGCCCCGTATATGCCCTTTATCCAGGCACACATACTCTTTGGGAAGCCGCCTCTTTCAGCTATATCTATATATCTATAATACTCATCAGAAGTTATAAAAAGGTTGTTTAGGTCTACAGGTGTATATCCTGCAGCGATTAGAACTTCTGTGGGCACTGTCGTTGTTATTCCGATTTTTTTCATGTGACTCCTTTCTGTGGAAAATAAAAAAAGGCAGAAAATTCTGCCCTAGACAAACGAAAACTTAGTTCTTGAGATTCCTCAAAAACTTAGCCCTAGTTTTGTTTAGAGACAGGATGGTACAAATAAACTGTCTATTAATATTTATGAATTATTATATCATATTTCATATAAAATATAAAGCGGTAAAAATCTTTGATTTTATTGAAAAAAAGAGGGAGATCTGTCATTGTTATTTTTTATCAAATTTTTATAGACTCAAACTTAACAACTGGTTTTAAGGCCTTTGGTTTTAGAAAAAATTTCTGACATATGAGTGACATAGAGCTGACATAGACTTGCCATAAATCAATAATAGAATTCCTTCAACAACAAGTTTTGTGGATATATGGAATTACGTCAACTTCAATGCCATTTGTTTTTAATGTAGATAAAACAGTAGATATTCTAAGTAATTCCGAATCTATACTAGCCCCACAAATACCAGTAGAACAAAACATAGCGGATTCAAAGATCTGTATTTTTTTCATAGTTATTTCCTTCAAATCAATTTTAATAATTTATTTTAGTCATCTAGGCCGTACTCTTACAAAACTTCTTTATTGAACCATCCCTTGGTTTTATTTGCAATTTTTACCAGTGTTAACATTACAGGTACTTCAACTAAAACACCTACAACTGTTGCCAGTGTAGCTCCAGAATTAAGGCCGAAGATTGATATGGCAACCGCCACTGCCAGTTCAAAAAAGTTACTGGCTCCTATCAATCCAGCAGGTGCAGCAATATCATGAGTCGTATCCCATTTTTTTGCCCAGTAATAGGCAAAGAAGAATATGAAAAACGTCTGTATAACAAGGGGTATTGCTATTATTAGTATATGAAGTGGGTTTTTCAGTATTATCTCACCTTGAAATGAGAAAATAATTACTAGAGTTAACAGAAGTCCCGATATTGTTATATTACTGAATTTCGGCAAAAATTTATTCTCGAAGTAGTCCATCCCTCTGTTTTTTATAACTGATTTACGTACTGTATATCCTGCTGCAAAGGGAATCACTACAAATAAGAAGACAGATAAAAACAGAGTGTCGTAAGGAACTGCTATGTTGCTCATTCCAAGCAGTACAGCAACTATAGGAGTAAAGGCAAAAAGTATGATTATATCATTTACTGCTACTTGAACTAAGGTATATGCTGCATTACCTTTTGTGAGGTAACTCCATACAAAGACCATGGCCGTGCAGGGTGCTGCTCCAAGAATAACTGCTCCGGCAAGGTATTCAGTGGATAGGTCAGCAGGTATAAAGTTTTTAAATATTACTTTGAAAAATAGGTAAGCTATAAAATACATGCTAAAGGGTTTTATCAACCAGTTGGTTACAATTGTTATGGTAAGACCTTTCGGTTGTTTTGCACTGTGGAGTATACTTGAAAAATCAATTTTCAGCATCATTGGAAAGATCATCATCCATATCAATATTGCTATGGGTAGAGATACATTGGCATATTCAAACTTACTTAAAAAATTTGGAATCCAAGGGAAAAATTGTCCTATAGACACTCCGGCTACTATGCACAAAGTCACCCATACCGTCAGATATCTTTCGAAAAAACCAATTCCAGTTTGTTTACTCATGAGTATTACCTCCTTATATAAAATAGCTGCTATTCACAGCTTATTGAACCAATGCTAATTTTTTCCAGGTCTTCAGTAAAAATCCCTTCTTTTAATTCATTTTCCAGAATCTCTTTTATAAAAGGATAATCTTCTAAAAGTTTTTCATTTATGTAGTAATATACCCACTGAGCTTTTTTTTCACCAATTATCAGTTTTTCTTTTCTTAACCTACTGATATGTCTAGAGACATTTGATTGAGTTAGGCCAAGAGTTTGCTCTATGTCACATACGCATAATTTATTTTTTCTATAAAGTATATTTAGAATACGCATTCTATTTTCATCAGCAAGAGTTTTTAAAATTTCTATAATATCCATAAAAACCTCCAATAGCATTATATGATTATATACGCATATACTATCATGCAATTTTTCGTTTGTAAAGATATTTTAAGATGTTAAAAATTAGTTTTTGTCTATAATTTAATTAATTAACCTAAGTTGCTACCTTTATTAAATTAAAGTATTGAATTTATCGGGATTCGTTACTTTTCTCTTGAAAGAAGTTTAAGGAAACTCTGGAAAAATTTTCCAGAGTCGAGAGATATAGTTACAGAAATCTGTTCCTTATCTCTCAGAAAAGTTCAAGAATTTTCAAATGTCTAGGAAGTAGATATTTCTTTTATCGCCTTTGTAAGCTACAGTCCTCGGTTCCCTGCGGAACTTATTCTGTAGGACGGCTGAGTACAGGCTCTTTCCTGTATAAGCCCTGCGACTTGAAAATTCAAAAAATCTTCTCTATGAAACTCTTCTCCTGTCTCTGTGTCTTCTGTGACCAAAAGATTTTGTTATTATTCGTGTTAATTTCCCTATCTTTTATTGGTGTTCATTCGTGATAAAATCTTTTGACTTTAATATCGCTCTCCTCCGTGATACTCTCTTCTTTTCTCTGTGGCCAAAAGGTTTTGTCCTTATTCGTGTTAATCTCCCTATCTTTTATTAGTCTCCATTCGTGACAAAATCTTTTGATTCTGATATTCAGATAAATTCAGTAATTTATAATAATTTTTTTTAAGTAGCAACTTAGGTTAAATATACTAAATAAATGCCATAAATATCTGAAATACTCTTTATCTTGAAAAGGCGGTTAAATACAAGAAAGGTACTGGTGATTTTAAGGAGGAGCTGCTTTCCAACATATCTCCAATGGGATGGGAACATATAAAGTTTTTAAGTAAATACACCTTTAACTCAAATGAGGATATCTCTATAGAATTTTTAAGAGCACTAAATCTGCCATAAACCTTGATATTAAAGGGATATCCCGTCATGAAAAATTTATTAGCGTTGTAAATCTGCATTTTCTTGACGGGGCTCCTATTTATGTGCTGCACCAGAGGAGTTTTTTAATTTGAATTTTTACCTACTATTTCATGGATGTTAATCAAGGATATTAATCCAGCTAATGTAGATTCTGCACCCTGATTCTTACTTACCCCATGAGAATCCAATCCGTCTCTACACCCACCATCTTCATAGTTATATATAGGGGTATTCAGGTCATTTTCCCCAAAAAACCATGCCATGCATTTTTTAGCTTCATTTAGCCACCATTGGTCCTTCATAGTTCTATATACATGTAAGCAAGCATTGAGTAAGCACATAGCCTCTACCGGTTGTTGACCAAAGGTAGCTTTTTCTTTATCTTTAGCAAACCACCCCTCATTACCTATTACAGAAAGATGTCCCTCTGGAGCAGTTTGAATTTCTAGCAACCACTTCAAACACTGAATTCCTGTGTTATACATATCCTTATCGTCAATATATTCCCCAGCTAATATTAAAGCGTGGGGTAAAATTCCATTGGAATACGTAACGGTATCCTCAAACCAAAGCCAATTACTCGTCGCTGTATCCCTATATAAACTATGAATTTTTTCAGCTAAAATCCTCTGAAATTCTTTTTTTTCTAGGTCTTCTGGATTTACTTCTAAATATTCCGACAAGCCCAGCACTGTAAAGGCCCAAGCTCTGGGAGAAGTAAAATCTGCCACTACAGAAAGTGCAGATGCGAACAAGTCCATAGCGATAGTACGGATAGATTCATCCATTATATTTTTAATTGTAACTCCCATAGCCCAAAGAGCTCTTCCATGAGAATCTTCACTTCCTATATTTTCTAACCATTTTCTGTCGTAGGACATGAAGTTTGCAAACCTCTTTGTCTTTTCATCAAAAGAATAATTTAAAAAGTCTAAATATTTCTCAATAAAAGGATATACCTCTCCATTCCCTTTGAGCTTGTAATACATAGATGTAGCGATCAGTGCTCTGGCATTATCATCTACACAATACCCATGAGTTAGGTCTGGAATAGTATATTTCGCATGTTGAATTATTCCTGTATCATCCGTCAGTATCTTTAGATATGATAAGTCTATCTCAGGTAATTCATAATTTTTTTTTGACGCTATTACATCCTCTCGTTTGTCTTTTTTTAATATGCTTTTTTTTGTAGGAAATATATCGGTATTCTTTTTCTCTTTGCACTCAGCTATTATCTTCAGATAACTCTTTGCAACCTCCGACCAAATCATAGATCTAGCGTAATCGTAAGCCTTTTTTCTTATGTTTTGACGCTTCTCTGAATTTGCCAATAACATATTTATTTCTCTAGCTAAGCTCTCTGAATCTCTAAAGGGCACCAATATTCCTCTTTCCCCAGCTAACAGCTCTTCAGCATACCAAAACGGCGTAGACAC
It contains:
- the queD gene encoding 6-carboxytetrahydropterin synthase QueD, giving the protein MYILTAEHHFDSAHFLKGYQGKCANIHGHRWRVVAEVEGEKLFSEGQLRDMVVDFGDLKRDVKKMADHYDHSLIIEAGSMRKETLSFLKEDGFNIIEVDFRPTAERFASKFYEELENMGYRVKRIYVYETPTNCAIYERQGG
- a CDS encoding acyl-CoA dehydratase activase, with the protein product MKVVGIDLGSREVKIAVMEEMKLLKKLKVSTVSFYRDYCSYDGKILVDLKKLGIDEVDRAVSTGYGRNNTDLETFTPINEIKAHVYGASFQSGLKDFILLDIGGQDVKVVKVEKGISTDLDLNDKCAASCGRYLENMSTVLETPLEELSKHHENPVELNSTCAVFSESELIGCIAEGVSLERLCAGVNYSMYKRLKPLLTKFRGRNLVVTGGVAQNEAIKKYLKNDYDKITEVNDPQFNGAIGCCYFAHNHMKK
- a CDS encoding 2-hydroxyacyl-CoA dehydratase, which translates into the protein MKKIGITTTVPTEVLIAAGYTPVDLNNLFITSDEYYRYIDIAERGGFPKSMCAWIKGIYGACLENNITEIIGVTEGDCSNTKVLLEVLKSKGVKGHPFAFPHCHTRESVKREISKFMDNFRVSLEDVEKVRQEINLLRKDAIRLDELTYIDEKADGFENHLFQLCLSDFDGNMEKYGEFLKGKINQIEKREKKPKKLRLGYLGVPPMQGDLHHFVEKFDARFVYNEVQREFAFPRAVEAENIFEQYYDYTYPYDIEYRLKDITEQIKLRKLDGIIHYTQAFCHRAIEDIILKEKLDIPVMNIEGDKLNSLDARTKLRLEAFLDMLHDLKS
- the arsB gene encoding ACR3 family arsenite efflux transporter, coding for MSKQTGIGFFERYLTVWVTLCIVAGVSIGQFFPWIPNFLSKFEYANVSLPIAILIWMMIFPMMLKIDFSSILHSAKQPKGLTITIVTNWLIKPFSMYFIAYLFFKVIFKNFIPADLSTEYLAGAVILGAAPCTAMVFVWSYLTKGNAAYTLVQVAVNDIIILFAFTPIVAVLLGMSNIAVPYDTLFLSVFLFVVIPFAAGYTVRKSVIKNRGMDYFENKFLPKFSNITISGLLLTLVIIFSFQGEIILKNPLHILIIAIPLVIQTFFIFFFAYYWAKKWDTTHDIAAPAGLIGASNFFELAVAVAISIFGLNSGATLATVVGVLVEVPVMLTLVKIANKTKGWFNKEVL
- a CDS encoding metalloregulator ArsR/SmtB family transcription factor gives rise to the protein MDIIEILKTLADENRMRILNILYRKNKLCVCDIEQTLGLTQSNVSRHISRLRKEKLIIGEKKAQWVYYYINEKLLEDYPFIKEILENELKEGIFTEDLEKISIGSISCE
- a CDS encoding glycosyltransferase family 4 protein, encoding MINKIINGQEKIGVIGNYLPRQCGIATFTTDLSKALTNELRGENRLINIAMNDRKEGYDYPSEVKLAIQEGDRGEYINAAQYLNENEYRAVVIQHEYGIYGGADGEYIIDLMKRLEMPVLTNLHTVLENPSFGQRKVMNALAKYSEKLLVMSKKAFDILARVYGIPKEMIAFVPHGIPDTPYEEQGMYNDLIGLEGKEVILTFGLLGPGKGLEVMIEAMPAIVKKNPNAVYLILGKTHPSILEKTGDVYREKLKEQIKGLNLEKKVIFRDKFVDPDTLIRYIKTSTIYSIPYLNREQITSGTLAYAIGSGAAVVSTPFWYAEELLAGERGILVPFRDSESLAREINMLLANSEKRQNIRKKAYDYARSMIWSEVAKSYLKIIAECKEKKNTDIFPTKKSILKKDKREDVIASKKNYELPEIDLSYLKILTDDTGIIQHAKYTIPDLTHGYCVDDNARALIATSMYYKLKGNGEVYPFIEKYLDFLNYSFDEKTKRFANFMSYDRKWLENIGSEDSHGRALWAMGVTIKNIMDESIRTIAMDLFASALSVVADFTSPRAWAFTVLGLSEYLEVNPEDLEKKEFQRILAEKIHSLYRDTATSNWLWFEDTVTYSNGILPHALILAGEYIDDKDMYNTGIQCLKWLLEIQTAPEGHLSVIGNEGWFAKDKEKATFGQQPVEAMCLLNACLHVYRTMKDQWWLNEAKKCMAWFFGENDLNTPIYNYEDGGCRDGLDSHGVSKNQGAESTLAGLISLINIHEIVGKNSN